One segment of Rosa chinensis cultivar Old Blush chromosome 6, RchiOBHm-V2, whole genome shotgun sequence DNA contains the following:
- the LOC112173770 gene encoding cucurbitadienol 11-hydroxylase: MWTEVGLCLVAFLVIYITHWIIKWRNPKCNGVLPPGSMGLPLIGETLSLIIPSYSLDLHPFIKKRLERYGPIFRTSLAGRPVVISADPEFNNFLFQQEGRSVELWYLDTFSKIFVHEGESKTNAVGIVHKYVRSIFLNHFGAERLKEKLLPEIQEFVNKSLCSWSSQESVEVKHAGSVMVLNFSAKQMISYDAEKSADDLSEKYTKIIDGLMSFPLNIPGTAYYNCTKHQKKVTTMLRDMLKERHDSPETQHGDFLDQIANDMDKEKFLSQDFSVQLVFGGLFATFESISAVLALAFSLLAEHPSVFQELTAEHEAILKNREDPNTSLTWDEYKSMTFTLQVINETLRLGNVAPGLLRRALRDIPVKGFTIPKGWTIMVVTSALQLNPSTFEDPIKFNPWRWKDIDSHSISKNFMPFGGGMRQCAGAEYSRVFLSTFFHVLVTKYRWTTIKGARIARNPILGFGDGIHIKFSEKKK; the protein is encoded by the exons ATGTGGACGGAGGTGGGATTGTGTTTAGTAGCATTTCTGGTGATATACATCACCCACTGGATTATCAAATGGAGGAACCCAAAGTGCAATGGGGTTCTTCCTCCAGGTTCAATGGGTTTGCCTCTCATTGGTGAGACCCTCAGTTTGATCATTCCAAGCTACTCCCTAGATCTTCACCCTTTCATTAAGAAAAGACTTGAAAG ATATGGACCTATATTTCGGACTAGTTTGGCGGGTAGGCCAGTTGTGATATCAGCTGATCCTGAATTCAATAACTTCCTTTTTCAGCAAGAAGGGAGGTCTGTTGAGTTGTGGTACTTGGATACATTTTCAAAGATCTTCGTGCATGAAGGTGAATCAAAAACAAATGCAGTTGGCATCGTTCACAAGTACGTAAGGAGCATTTTCTTGAATCACTTTGGTGCTGAGAGGCTTAAGGAAAAGTTGCTCCCTGAAATACAAGAATTCGTCAACAAAAGTCTATGTTCTTGGTCAAGTCAGGAATCTGTTGAAGTGAAACATGCTGGCTCAGTT ATGGTTCTTAATTTTAGCGCAAAGCAGATGATTAGTTATGATGCTGAAAAATCTGCTGATGACCTGAGTGAGAAATATACTAAAATCATAGATGGTCTTATGTCGTTTCCCTTGAATATCCCTGGGACTGCATACTATAATTGTACCAAG CACCAAAAGAAGGTAACGACCATGTTGAGAGATATGCTCAAGGAGAGACACGATTCACCTGAGACCCAACATGGAGATTTCCTTGATCAAATTGCAAATGACATGGATAAGGAGAAGTTTTTATCACAGGATTTTAGTGTTCAGTTGGTGTTCGGGGGCTTATTCGCTACCTTTGAATCTATTTCAGCAGTGTTGGCATTAGCCTTCAGTTTACTTGCAGAGCATCCTTCAGTCTTTCAAGAGTTGACT GCTGAGCATGAAGCTATTctcaaaaacagagaagatccAAATACTTCACTCACATGGGATGAATATAAATCGATGACTTTTACTCTTCAG GTTATCAACGAAACCCTTCGGTTGGGTAATGTTGCACCAGGCTTGTTGCGTAGAGCTTTGAGAGACATCCCAGTAAAGG GATTTACAATCCCAAAAGGTTGGACGATTATGGTTGTCACGTCTGCGCTTCAGTTAAATCCCAGCACATTCGAGGATCCCATTAAGTTCAATCCATGGCGTTGGAAG GACATTGACTCGCACTCTATATCCAAGAATTTCATGCCTTTTGGTGGAGGAATGAGACAATGTGCCGGGGCAGAGTATAGTAGAGTTTTCTTGTCTACATTTTTCCATGTCTTGGTCACCAAATATAG GTGGACAACAATCAAAGGAGCACGGATTGCTCGAAATCCCATTTTAGGGTTTGGTGATGGCATTCACATTAAGTTCTCAGAGAAGAAAAAGTGA